The Argiope bruennichi chromosome 9, qqArgBrue1.1, whole genome shotgun sequence genome contains a region encoding:
- the LOC129985164 gene encoding ras-related C3 botulinum toxin substrate 1-like isoform X2, translating into MVFSLQMRAPRNLKFTVVGDKAVGKTCLLKTYVYGTFPPGPYVSTVFPYVEDEEYVYSKTVDYSGTSLLLAMWDRVYSIKEDDSLRSLQYDKTDVFLLCFSVEDKTSFENVWKIWQREIKKFCCQTCCLLVGLKKDLNPCVTRSMGRDMAHKIGAVSYVECSAKTNDGLKHVFEVAVQTAMGCPPSPPINKKKNKLCESRLRRLIKLL; encoded by the exons ATGGTTTTCTCGTTGCAGATGAGAGCTCCACGTAATTTGAAATTCACTGTGGTGGGGGATAAAGCCGTAGGAAAAACATGCCTCCTCAAGACATATGTCTACGGAACTTTTCCACCTGGCCCATATGTTTCCACTGTTTTTCC GTATGTAGAAGATGAGGAGTACGTGTACAGTAAAACGGTCGATTATTCAGGCACTTCCTTGTTGCTGGCTATGTGGGACAGAGTGTACAGTATTAAAGAGGATGATTCCTTAAGATCTCTGCAATATGATAAG ACAGATGTGTTTCTTCTCTGCTTCAGCGTAGAGGAtaaaacttcttttgaaaatgtttggaaGATCTGGCAAcgagaaataaaaaagttttgctGCCAGACGTGCTGTCTCCTAGTGG GTTTAAAGAAGGATTTAAATCCATGTGTGACCCGTAGCATGGGGCGAGATATGGCACACAAAATAGGGGCTGTTTCTTATGTCGAGTGTTCAGCGAAGACGAACGATGGCCTGAAACAC GTGTTTGAGGTAGCTGTGCAGACAGCTATGGGATGCCCCCCTTCTCCTCcaatcaacaaaaagaaaaataagctaTGTGAATCTCGTCTTCGCAGGCTCATTAAACTTCTGTAA
- the LOC129985164 gene encoding ras-related C3 botulinum toxin substrate 1-like isoform X1, protein MIRVPRIWLFGISRSFSKCRHPAEQLKTAENFATEGMHKIFPKKMRAPRNLKFTVVGDKAVGKTCLLKTYVYGTFPPGPYVSTVFPYVEDEEYVYSKTVDYSGTSLLLAMWDRVYSIKEDDSLRSLQYDKTDVFLLCFSVEDKTSFENVWKIWQREIKKFCCQTCCLLVGLKKDLNPCVTRSMGRDMAHKIGAVSYVECSAKTNDGLKHVFEVAVQTAMGCPPSPPINKKKNKLCESRLRRLIKLL, encoded by the exons AGCAATTGAAAACAGCAGAAAATTTTGCGACAGAAGGGATGCATAAGATCTTCCCGAAAAAG ATGAGAGCTCCACGTAATTTGAAATTCACTGTGGTGGGGGATAAAGCCGTAGGAAAAACATGCCTCCTCAAGACATATGTCTACGGAACTTTTCCACCTGGCCCATATGTTTCCACTGTTTTTCC GTATGTAGAAGATGAGGAGTACGTGTACAGTAAAACGGTCGATTATTCAGGCACTTCCTTGTTGCTGGCTATGTGGGACAGAGTGTACAGTATTAAAGAGGATGATTCCTTAAGATCTCTGCAATATGATAAG ACAGATGTGTTTCTTCTCTGCTTCAGCGTAGAGGAtaaaacttcttttgaaaatgtttggaaGATCTGGCAAcgagaaataaaaaagttttgctGCCAGACGTGCTGTCTCCTAGTGG GTTTAAAGAAGGATTTAAATCCATGTGTGACCCGTAGCATGGGGCGAGATATGGCACACAAAATAGGGGCTGTTTCTTATGTCGAGTGTTCAGCGAAGACGAACGATGGCCTGAAACAC GTGTTTGAGGTAGCTGTGCAGACAGCTATGGGATGCCCCCCTTCTCCTCcaatcaacaaaaagaaaaataagctaTGTGAATCTCGTCTTCGCAGGCTCATTAAACTTCTGTAA